In one window of Procambarus clarkii isolate CNS0578487 chromosome 63, FALCON_Pclarkii_2.0, whole genome shotgun sequence DNA:
- the LOC138354438 gene encoding uncharacterized protein, with protein sequence MRGNVSTVEKRPTDHWNITAVQSYKPNKISISLPPPASLPPPVSLPPPASLPPPATLPPPASLPPPATLPPPTLPPPASLPPPATLPPPASLPPPASLPPPTLPSPATLPPPPTLPPPATLPPPASLPPPPTLPPPASLPPPATLPPPGELLQHI encoded by the exons ATGAGAGGAAATGTGAGCACTGTGGAGAAACGCCCGACTGACCACTGGAACATAACcgcagtgcagagttacaaaccaaaTAAGATTTCAA TCTCACTTCCGCCACCAGCCTCACTTCCGCCACCAGTCTCACTTCCGCCACCAGCCTCACTTCCGCCACCAGCCACACTTCCGCCACCAGCCTCActtccaccaccagccacacttccgccacccacacttccgccaccagcctcacttccaccaccagccacacttccgccaccagcctcacttccaccaccagcctcacttcCGCCACCCACACTTCCGTCACCAGCCACACTtccgccaccacccacacttccgccaccagccacacttccgccaccagcctcacttccgccaccacccacacttccgccaccagcctcacttccgccaccagccacacttccgccacca GGGGAACTGCTTCAGCATATCTGA